The genome window CTTTGATATTGAGAGagtgtaggttgtgtttagatgatctcaAACcctaggggtatttataggtgcaaatagacttgtgtgctactattttccataattaaataatctgaaataaaatcagattaatacCTGCAatctattatattccataaataatctgaaacagaatcatattaatttatgccaggatatataccatatcaattaatctgaaacaattaattttttttgatatttttcatccaaaaaatccataaaattagaaaaatagaacggagctatatGAGAAGCGcaacctacacgcccctcgcagTAAGCTTGCATACAACAACAAATATGTTCGAcgaccaaaacaaatattataaaagaataaccaacaaacatatatcactgtgaaggggtgtgcattcggttaaccgatATTGAAATCGAAATCGAAATTTATTTCGATTAACTGAAACCGAAATTCTATGAAAAACTCTACCgaataccgaaccgaattaatttcggttttgtaaccgaaacaaaatttaaattttggttaATACCGGAAATTAACCGAAATTATTTCGATTATTCGGTTCtattttcggttaaccgaactgAATGCACACCCTTATCTgtgatattgagagagagtgtaggttgtgtttaaatgatccaaaataggggtatttataggtgcagagagacttgtgtgctgcttttttccataattaaataatctgaaatagaatcagattaaaaaacttgcaagctactatattccataaataatctgaaacataaTCAAATTAATACTTGCAatctattatattccataaataatctgaaatagaatcagattaaattatgccaagatatataccatatcaattaatctggaataatttttttttaaatatttttcatccaaaaattccagaaaattagaaaaatagaacggagctatcctcgcctctcgcttctcctttatataagtatattgatgattatagttgttcattatcCGAGAACTCTTGTTCTtcattgcttagtttttacaactgagtcgCCTGAACACCGCACAGCCAAATTTCTTTAATAGTGTTAAACAATAATATCTTCTCTGAAATCTTAGCTGTAGATGGATGGAGAGCATCAATTACTCTGAGGCCTCAGTTTTTCATTTTCACTACACATTTTATTCCGTTGTTAGAGAACCGGATTGCTAATATCTTTATATCACTGATCAACCAGGAGCTTGTCACTCAAAACCAAGTTCTAGTACTTGCAGAGTTCCATAATCCAAATATCCAAAGCACTGCAGACCTTGTTGAAGCGTTTAAATCCTGCACTTTTAGCTAAGGCCTCGAACTCTTTTTCGGTCCTTTCTCTTCCACCAGGAATATATGCCAACATAATAGCATCAAAATGAATGGCGGTCTTAGTTGCATTTTCTGGATACTCTGGGAGGATGGAGTCTGCTATGACTATTTTTCCGTTCTCAGCGACTGCTTGGTGACAATTCCTCAAGAGCTTCAAGCAGCGTTCGTCGCTCCAGTTATGACATATCCACTACAAAGATTAGAACTCATAAATTCATGACAAATATATTAAGTATGAATTATGTAACCATCAGAATTTATTCATGTACGTATATACAGATTTCTTATTGACCTTCAAGAATATGGCATCTCCTTTGGGCACGCTAGCAAACATGTCGCCTCTGACGTGTTCCACGCCTAATTAAACACACACATGTAAAAAAATACTGAAATTAATTAGTCATGCATTCGTTCCTTGTAATTAATTtcaaactatatatattatgtaccaGTATAAGATGGCGCATCTTCAACAACGTGAGGGAGATCGAAGTTGATCCCTTTAATAGTAGGGTACTTAGAGACAATAGTATTAATGGTAGCCCCGGTGCCACCACCGACATCAACTAATGACCCGAGACCTTCAAAACCATTGTATTTCTCAAGGATCTTTTTCACAACAATGGCGGAATGATCTTTCATAGCTCGGTTAAAGATTTTATTTAATCGAAGGTCTGTGCCACAATACTCATATACATTCATTCCAAAGGCCTTGCTGAATGGAAGTCCTCCATCATCAAGAACCGCATCTTTCAAGTAGTACCTGTACAAAATATAGGGATTGTttggataaattaaaaaaaagtgcttattgcttaaagttaAGAAATTgactagaagtgagaagtaaatgaagacttataagtgattaaactgtttggtaaagaagtagaagtcctgaaacaaaaactagcattttGATCAGCTTTTTATAACTGCTTTtggttttttacacaaacgcgtcaagaaaagtagaagtcggCTTATAACTAATTTGCTTTGTGCATTCTCAGTAGTTGAGAAGAAAATGCATATTTACCAGCTCTCCATCATGATTTTATCTGT of Daucus carota subsp. sativus chromosome 3, DH1 v3.0, whole genome shotgun sequence contains these proteins:
- the LOC108214102 gene encoding caffeic acid 3-O-methyltransferase-like, translating into MDMAQIKNTSSGDEEACMLAMQLATASILPMVLRAAIELDLLEIIATAGPGTYVTPNEIASMLPTSSQYAPVMLDRILRVLASYSVLKCKLNELANGQVERAYGLTKVAKFLTENADGVSMAPLALLNTDKIMMESWYYLKDAVLDDGGLPFSKAFGMNVYEYCGTDLRLNKIFNRAMKDHSAIVVKKILEKYNGFEGLGSLVDVGGGTGATINTIVSKYPTIKGINFDLPHVVEDAPSYTGVEHVRGDMFASVPKGDAIFLKWICHNWSDERCLKLLRNCHQAVAENGKIVIADSILPEYPENATKTAIHFDAIMLAYIPGGRERTEKEFEALAKSAGFKRFNKVCSALDIWIMELCKY